CTTTAGGATGTCCCCAAGCTGTATCGTCTGCCGTTTGCTTCCTTCGGCTCCGGTAAGATGAAGGAGCCCGCCTATCTGATCAATCCGTGTAATCCGTCCGGTTGCCTGGTAAAGGCCGCTCTTTTCAAAAACGGTGAAGGTAAGCGGCTTTTGCAGGCTTAGCGCCTCTGTGATCATTTCATCGAGAAGCTCAAGCTCCTGCTCATCCAATTCCGGCTTTTGCGGGCGCTGATCTTCTTTTTCCCAGCGGCGCAGCTTGCCTACATGCTCCGGAAGCATGAGGGATGTCCACTTGATATTGCCTCTGTCTTTTAACATCTTTCTCCCTCCATCTATTTTTTATGACCGCCAATCAGCCCG
The window above is part of the Bacillus marinisedimentorum genome. Proteins encoded here:
- a CDS encoding YolD-like family protein, with the protein product MLKDRGNIKWTSLMLPEHVGKLRRWEKEDQRPQKPELDEQELELLDEMITEALSLQKPLTFTVFEKSGLYQATGRITRIDQIGGLLHLTGAEGSKRQTIQLGDILKAEWPVL